One Thermodesulfobacteriota bacterium genomic region harbors:
- a CDS encoding CNNM domain-containing protein, translated as MGETIPPEHLPELLALLAALILLSAFFSGSETGLLGADWLKMRYLARKGNRRARTHQTLMERRDLLLGTILVGNNVVNIAASAIATAVALSVFGERGIALATGGMTLLLLVFGEIAPKTFASQRAETVALAVAPVFALLRRVLYPAVVTVTFLSNGLLRAFGARPEAVPRPSLSEDEIRALLTEGGDAGAVAESKRRMLHGIFQMGRQTVREIMVPRTRVRALDVATPLGEAAEAFVTTGYTRLPVFRENLDEILGIAHARDALALVAKPRGGEGSLAAIAREPFFVPESKDLEAMLYEFQTRRTHMAVVVDEYGGVEGIVTLEDVLEEIVGEIRDEHDVEGESLRFLPGGEVLVQGGLSIRDVNQRLKLKLPTDTDVTLGGFVMTRLGHIPEVGETVRHGNSIFRVERTGRHRVLLVRVTPVPPSSPGKGKVPAQGAKRKA; from the coding sequence ATGGGAGAGACGATCCCCCCCGAACACCTGCCCGAGCTCCTGGCGCTCCTGGCCGCGCTGATCCTGCTCTCCGCCTTCTTCTCCGGGTCGGAAACCGGGCTGCTGGGCGCCGACTGGCTCAAGATGCGCTACCTGGCCCGCAAGGGAAACCGGCGCGCCCGCACCCACCAGACCCTCATGGAGCGCCGGGATCTCCTGCTCGGGACCATCCTGGTGGGAAACAACGTGGTGAACATCGCCGCCTCGGCCATCGCCACCGCCGTGGCCCTGTCCGTCTTCGGCGAACGGGGCATCGCGCTGGCCACCGGCGGCATGACCCTGCTGCTCCTGGTCTTCGGCGAGATCGCCCCCAAGACCTTCGCGAGCCAGCGGGCCGAGACCGTTGCGCTGGCCGTGGCGCCCGTCTTTGCCCTGCTGCGGCGGGTGCTCTACCCTGCAGTGGTCACGGTGACCTTCCTCTCCAACGGCCTGCTGCGCGCCTTCGGCGCCCGGCCCGAGGCCGTTCCCCGCCCCAGCCTCTCGGAGGACGAGATCCGCGCCCTGCTCACCGAGGGCGGAGACGCGGGCGCCGTGGCCGAGAGCAAGCGCCGCATGCTCCACGGCATCTTCCAGATGGGGCGGCAGACCGTGCGCGAGATCATGGTGCCCCGCACCCGCGTCCGCGCCCTCGACGTGGCCACCCCCCTGGGGGAGGCGGCCGAGGCCTTCGTCACCACGGGCTATACCCGGCTTCCGGTCTTCCGGGAGAACCTCGACGAGATCCTGGGCATCGCCCACGCCCGCGACGCCCTGGCCCTGGTGGCCAAACCGAGGGGGGGGGAAGGCAGCCTCGCCGCCATCGCCCGGGAGCCCTTCTTCGTGCCCGAGTCCAAGGACCTGGAAGCCATGCTCTACGAGTTCCAGACCCGGCGCACCCACATGGCCGTGGTGGTGGACGAGTACGGGGGGGTGGAGGGCATCGTCACCCTGGAGGACGTGCTGGAGGAGATCGTGGGAGAGATCCGGGACGAGCACGACGTGGAGGGAGAGTCGCTGCGCTTCCTGCCCGGCGGGGAGGTCCTGGTGCAGGGGGGCCTCTCGATCCGCGACGTGAACCAGCGCCTCAAGCTCAAGCTCCCCACCGACACCGACGTCACCCTCGGGGGCTTCGTCATGACCCGGCTGGGCCACATCCCCGAGGTGGGGGAGACCGTGCGCCACGGAAACTCGATCTTCCGGGTGGAGCGCACCGGCCGCCACCGGGTGCTCCTGGTGCGGGTGACCCCCGTGCCGCCCTCCTCCCCCGGCAAGGGCAAGGTGCCGGCGCAGGGGGCCAAGCGCAAGGCCTGA